The Anopheles coluzzii chromosome 2, AcolN3, whole genome shotgun sequence genome window below encodes:
- the LOC120953729 gene encoding uncharacterized protein LOC120953729 isoform X2: MYAQSGVVQVDWNERFGSTVDIGTGAGNGDVYRRFQDIDGGSNSSASNDTESTTLLDETVRKHERLYDITPPAPHNGGGFCMKIFLGLCFSALIMCTVFMNIISTGNDRGRVGTIAGWGLNTSRATVDYVLPEENTTLIDPLNVCTTEERSGLVEESGKVFLLIVVCSSARNFEARQAIRETWGRVREFNYDQFARLHERMRGEYLDPKEKLVAQELQEYMWRVPDGDDSAPATTTIAGNDGHAKPNSSSHSDGNGGSSSSSLAGKAFNVKLVFLVGQSEADYVQQRQRSAAYPPADSESDTRRPVSQATDVPVAGGEPSADATGPSHSSLFPSGADVDPAFNPPGNEQVDELQLRLVNESEVYGDIIQESFIDSYNNLTLKTIMMLKWVTNNCDGKEAPEQDRRPLGDRKQYLQFKLETRDFTGDLHAKLMVYVRGEEWLKSNSMRADGGVAGSADKLDKREVIFTVGRTGKAGGVLERFQRTVPKGLGDFVEFNVTDLVLEWFKERDQGTVRTSKYIAVETLNELAALLVVNSPTDSQFVRPFFLVCIRFSSPFTAMLWCGWQTAAVELNGIVGRQRLAIWDSSVLVFRALVLDTHACGGDGSF, translated from the exons ATGTACGCACAAAGCGGCGTGGTGCAGGTGGATTGGAACGAACGATTCGGCAGTACCGTCGACATCGGTACCGGCGCAGGCAATGGCGACGTGTATCGCCGGTTTCAAGACATCGACGGTGGCAGTAACAGTTCGGCGAGCAACGACACCGAAAGTACCACCCTGCTGGATGAGACGGTCCGGAAGCACGAGCGATTGTACGACATTACGCCGCCGGCGCCCCACAATGGCGGTGGTTTCTGCATGAAAATATTCCTTGGCCTGTGCTTTTCGGCGCTCATCATGTGCACCGTCTTCATGAACATCATCTCCACCGGCAACGACCGGGGTCGTGTAG GTACGATCGCCGGCTGGGGATTGAACACGTCCCGGGCAACGGTCGACTACGTGCTGCCGGAGGAAAACACGACGCTGATCGATCCGCTGAACGTGTGCACCACCGAGGAGCGGTCCGGGCTGGTGGAGGAAAGCGGGAAAGTGTTTCTGCTGATCGTGGTCTGCTCGTCCGCCCGCAACTTCGAAGCCCGCCAGGCGATCCGCGAAACGTGGGGCAGAGTGCGGGAGTTTAATTACGATCAGTTCGCCCGGCTGCACGAGCGCATGCGCGGCGAATATCTCGACCCGAAGGAAAAGCTGGTAGCGCAGGAGCTGCAGGAGTACATGTGGCGCGTGCCGGACGGTGATGACAGTGCGCCCGCCACAACCACCATCGCAGGGAAT GACGGTCACGCGAAACCGAACTCTTCTAGTCACAGTGACGGGAATggcggaagcagcagcagcagtctcgCGGGAAAGGCATTTAACGTTAAGCTCGTGTTTCTCGTCGGTCAATCCGAAGCGGACTACGTACAGCAACGGCAGCGATCAGCGGCCTACCCGCCGGCAGACAGCGAAAGCGACACGAGGCGGCCCGTGTCGCAGGCCACGGACGTGCCAGTGGCCGGCGGCGAGCCGTCGGCCGATGCGACAGGCCCATCCCATTCCTCACTGTTTCCCAGCGGGGCGGACGTCGATCCCGCGTTCAACCCGCCCGGCAACGAGCAGGTGGACGAGCTGCAGCTGCGCCTCGTGAACGAAAGCGAAGTGTACGGTGATATTATACAGGAGAGCTTTATAGATAGTTACAACAACCTGACGCTGAAGACGATCATGATGCTGAAGTGGGTTACCAACAACTGTGATGGCAAAG AGGCTCCAGAGCAGGACCGCCGTCCGCTCGGCGACCGGAAGCAGTACCTACAGTTTAAGCTGGAAACGCGTGACTTCACCGGCGACCTGCACGCCAAGCTGATGGTGTACGTGCGCGGCGAGGAATGGCTGAAGAGCAACAGCATGCGCGCGGACGGAGGAGTCGCCGGCTCAGCCGATAAGCTGGATAAGCGCGAAGTCATCTTCACCGTGGGCAGGACCGGCAAGGCGGGTGGTGTGCTGGAGCGCTTCCAGCGCACCGTCCCGAAAGGTTTAGGTGACTTTGTCGAGTTCAACGTGACGGATCTGGTGCTGGAGTGGTTTAAGGAGCGCGACCAGGGCACGGTCCGTACCAGCAAGTACATCGCGGTGGAAACACTCAACGAACTCGCCGCCCTGCTGGTGGTGAACAGTCCGACTGATTCGCAATTTGTAAGACCATTTTTTCTAGTTTGCATAcgtttttcttccccctttACAGCAATGCTTTGGTGCGGATGGCAAACGGCTGCGGTTGAATTGAACGGTATTGTCGGTAGGCAACGGTTGGCAATTTGGGATTCATCGGTTTTGGTGTTTCGTGCTTTGGTTTTAGACACACATGCATGTGGGGGTGATGGTTCATTCTGA
- the LOC120953729 gene encoding uncharacterized protein LOC120953729 isoform X3: MYAQSGVVQVDWNERFGSTVDIGTGAGNGDVYRRFQDIDGGSNSSASNDTESTTLLDETVRKHERLYDITPPAPHNGGGFCMKIFLGLCFSALIMCTVFMNIISTGNDRGRVGTIAGWGLNTSRATVDYVLPEENTTLIDPLNVCTTEERSGLVEESGKVFLLIVVCSSARNFEARQAIRETWGRVREFNYDQFARLHERMRGEYLDPKEKLVAQELQEYMWRVPDGDDSAPATTTIAGNQDGHAKPNSSSHSDGNGGSSSSSLAGKAFNVKLVFLVGQSEADYVQQRQRSAAYPPADSESDTRRPVSQATDVPVAGGEPSADATGPSHSSLFPSGADVDPAFNPPGNEQVDELQLRLVNESEVYGDIIQESFIDSYNNLTLKTIMMLKWVTNNCDGKVKFIMKCDDDTFVNVPNLLHVLLGGTVPLYKAAISFYDTNTVAVKSPKNRLTVGRHLLTGFLFCEAKPIGDTSSKWYSPTYMYDKDVYPNYLSGTAYLMNLETARLLYRASLSTPIFHLEDVYLTGIVADRVKVRRRHHPLFFYSYTKDLCALRGMISQHQLQASELRTAYDYITNGSIVCSGPEKRFTVGQLKLQQRKKCQ; this comes from the exons ATGTACGCACAAAGCGGCGTGGTGCAGGTGGATTGGAACGAACGATTCGGCAGTACCGTCGACATCGGTACCGGCGCAGGCAATGGCGACGTGTATCGCCGGTTTCAAGACATCGACGGTGGCAGTAACAGTTCGGCGAGCAACGACACCGAAAGTACCACCCTGCTGGATGAGACGGTCCGGAAGCACGAGCGATTGTACGACATTACGCCGCCGGCGCCCCACAATGGCGGTGGTTTCTGCATGAAAATATTCCTTGGCCTGTGCTTTTCGGCGCTCATCATGTGCACCGTCTTCATGAACATCATCTCCACCGGCAACGACCGGGGTCGTGTAG GTACGATCGCCGGCTGGGGATTGAACACGTCCCGGGCAACGGTCGACTACGTGCTGCCGGAGGAAAACACGACGCTGATCGATCCGCTGAACGTGTGCACCACCGAGGAGCGGTCCGGGCTGGTGGAGGAAAGCGGGAAAGTGTTTCTGCTGATCGTGGTCTGCTCGTCCGCCCGCAACTTCGAAGCCCGCCAGGCGATCCGCGAAACGTGGGGCAGAGTGCGGGAGTTTAATTACGATCAGTTCGCCCGGCTGCACGAGCGCATGCGCGGCGAATATCTCGACCCGAAGGAAAAGCTGGTAGCGCAGGAGCTGCAGGAGTACATGTGGCGCGTGCCGGACGGTGATGACAGTGCGCCCGCCACAACCACCATCGCAGGGAAT CAGGACGGTCACGCGAAACCGAACTCTTCTAGTCACAGTGACGGGAATggcggaagcagcagcagcagtctcgCGGGAAAGGCATTTAACGTTAAGCTCGTGTTTCTCGTCGGTCAATCCGAAGCGGACTACGTACAGCAACGGCAGCGATCAGCGGCCTACCCGCCGGCAGACAGCGAAAGCGACACGAGGCGGCCCGTGTCGCAGGCCACGGACGTGCCAGTGGCCGGCGGCGAGCCGTCGGCCGATGCGACAGGCCCATCCCATTCCTCACTGTTTCCCAGCGGGGCGGACGTCGATCCCGCGTTCAACCCGCCCGGCAACGAGCAGGTGGACGAGCTGCAGCTGCGCCTCGTGAACGAAAGCGAAGTGTACGGTGATATTATACAGGAGAGCTTTATAGATAGTTACAACAACCTGACGCTGAAGACGATCATGATGCTGAAGTGGGTTACCAACAACTGTGATGGCAAAG taAAATTTATCATGAAGTGTGATGATGACACGTTTGTCAACGTACCGAACCTGCTGCACGTTCTGCTGGGCGGTACGGTCCCCCTATACAAAGCGGCCATATCTTTCTACGACACCAACACGGTGGCGGTGAAGTCACCCAAAAACCGTCTCACCGTGGGCAGGCACCTGCTGACCGGGTTCCTCTTCTGCGAGGCGAAACCGATCGGCGATACCAGCAGCAAGTG GTACTCACCGACGTACATGTACGACAAGGATGTGTACCCAAACTATCTGTCCGGCACGGCGTATCTGATGAACCTCGAGACGGCCCGGCTGCTGTACCGGGCGAGCCTGTCGACACCGATCTTCCACCTGGAGGACGTCTACCTGACCGGCATCGTGGCGGATCGGGTGAAGGTACGGCGCCGGCACCATCCACTGTTCTTCTACTCCTACACCAAAGACCTGTGCGCCCTGCGGGGCATGATCTCCCAGCATCAGCTACAGGCGAGCGAACTGCGCACCGCGTACGACTACATCACCAATGGCTCGATCGTGTGCAGCGGGCCGGAGAAACGGTTCACCGTTGGCCAGCTGAAGCTGCAGCAGCGCAAAAAGTGTCAATGA
- the LOC120953729 gene encoding uncharacterized protein LOC120953729 isoform X1 yields the protein MYAQSGVVQVDWNERFGSTVDIGTGAGNGDVYRRFQDIDGGSNSSASNDTESTTLLDETVRKHERLYDITPPAPHNGGGFCMKIFLGLCFSALIMCTVFMNIISTGNDRGRVGTIAGWGLNTSRATVDYVLPEENTTLIDPLNVCTTEERSGLVEESGKVFLLIVVCSSARNFEARQAIRETWGRVREFNYDQFARLHERMRGEYLDPKEKLVAQELQEYMWRVPDGDDSAPATTTIAGNQDGHAKPNSSSHSDGNGGSSSSSLAGKAFNVKLVFLVGQSEADYVQQRQRSAAYPPADSESDTRRPVSQATDVPVAGGEPSADATGPSHSSLFPSGADVDPAFNPPGNEQVDELQLRLVNESEVYGDIIQESFIDSYNNLTLKTIMMLKWVTNNCDGKEAPEQDRRPLGDRKQYLQFKLETRDFTGDLHAKLMVYVRGEEWLKSNSMRADGGVAGSADKLDKREVIFTVGRTGKAGGVLERFQRTVPKGLGDFVEFNVTDLVLEWFKERDQGTVRTSKYIAVETLNELAALLVVNSPTDSQFVRPFFLVCIRFSSPFTAMLWCGWQTAAVELNGIVGRQRLAIWDSSVLVFRALVLDTHACGGDGSF from the exons ATGTACGCACAAAGCGGCGTGGTGCAGGTGGATTGGAACGAACGATTCGGCAGTACCGTCGACATCGGTACCGGCGCAGGCAATGGCGACGTGTATCGCCGGTTTCAAGACATCGACGGTGGCAGTAACAGTTCGGCGAGCAACGACACCGAAAGTACCACCCTGCTGGATGAGACGGTCCGGAAGCACGAGCGATTGTACGACATTACGCCGCCGGCGCCCCACAATGGCGGTGGTTTCTGCATGAAAATATTCCTTGGCCTGTGCTTTTCGGCGCTCATCATGTGCACCGTCTTCATGAACATCATCTCCACCGGCAACGACCGGGGTCGTGTAG GTACGATCGCCGGCTGGGGATTGAACACGTCCCGGGCAACGGTCGACTACGTGCTGCCGGAGGAAAACACGACGCTGATCGATCCGCTGAACGTGTGCACCACCGAGGAGCGGTCCGGGCTGGTGGAGGAAAGCGGGAAAGTGTTTCTGCTGATCGTGGTCTGCTCGTCCGCCCGCAACTTCGAAGCCCGCCAGGCGATCCGCGAAACGTGGGGCAGAGTGCGGGAGTTTAATTACGATCAGTTCGCCCGGCTGCACGAGCGCATGCGCGGCGAATATCTCGACCCGAAGGAAAAGCTGGTAGCGCAGGAGCTGCAGGAGTACATGTGGCGCGTGCCGGACGGTGATGACAGTGCGCCCGCCACAACCACCATCGCAGGGAAT CAGGACGGTCACGCGAAACCGAACTCTTCTAGTCACAGTGACGGGAATggcggaagcagcagcagcagtctcgCGGGAAAGGCATTTAACGTTAAGCTCGTGTTTCTCGTCGGTCAATCCGAAGCGGACTACGTACAGCAACGGCAGCGATCAGCGGCCTACCCGCCGGCAGACAGCGAAAGCGACACGAGGCGGCCCGTGTCGCAGGCCACGGACGTGCCAGTGGCCGGCGGCGAGCCGTCGGCCGATGCGACAGGCCCATCCCATTCCTCACTGTTTCCCAGCGGGGCGGACGTCGATCCCGCGTTCAACCCGCCCGGCAACGAGCAGGTGGACGAGCTGCAGCTGCGCCTCGTGAACGAAAGCGAAGTGTACGGTGATATTATACAGGAGAGCTTTATAGATAGTTACAACAACCTGACGCTGAAGACGATCATGATGCTGAAGTGGGTTACCAACAACTGTGATGGCAAAG AGGCTCCAGAGCAGGACCGCCGTCCGCTCGGCGACCGGAAGCAGTACCTACAGTTTAAGCTGGAAACGCGTGACTTCACCGGCGACCTGCACGCCAAGCTGATGGTGTACGTGCGCGGCGAGGAATGGCTGAAGAGCAACAGCATGCGCGCGGACGGAGGAGTCGCCGGCTCAGCCGATAAGCTGGATAAGCGCGAAGTCATCTTCACCGTGGGCAGGACCGGCAAGGCGGGTGGTGTGCTGGAGCGCTTCCAGCGCACCGTCCCGAAAGGTTTAGGTGACTTTGTCGAGTTCAACGTGACGGATCTGGTGCTGGAGTGGTTTAAGGAGCGCGACCAGGGCACGGTCCGTACCAGCAAGTACATCGCGGTGGAAACACTCAACGAACTCGCCGCCCTGCTGGTGGTGAACAGTCCGACTGATTCGCAATTTGTAAGACCATTTTTTCTAGTTTGCATAcgtttttcttccccctttACAGCAATGCTTTGGTGCGGATGGCAAACGGCTGCGGTTGAATTGAACGGTATTGTCGGTAGGCAACGGTTGGCAATTTGGGATTCATCGGTTTTGGTGTTTCGTGCTTTGGTTTTAGACACACATGCATGTGGGGGTGATGGTTCATTCTGA